Proteins encoded within one genomic window of Kibdelosporangium phytohabitans:
- a CDS encoding glycoside hydrolase family 28 protein, translating to MARIGTLVLASVIVAGLTVPAAEAAPVFNVRSYGAVGNGSTHDDDAIDKAINAANAAGGGVVDFPPGRYRSRTIHLKSNVTLNLNAGATLLAAADGMDRAEPNEWDEYQDYGHSHFRNALVFGENVENIAFTGAGTIDGDNNLITGDPEQGQADKALSLKYCRNLRFQDITFRQGGHFAILINGCTGVKMLNTKILSADDRDAFNIINTSDVEIAHSRIEASDDAVVFKSDYALGRTFPTGKAVVRDSTILSTENNALQFGSETCGAFRDVQFRNLDVTGAGKAGIGIVSMDGATIENITYDDIRLSRTASAIFMHVGKRSRCPGNPPAGRIRDITLKNITGTNLTTPRDVAGDDEYSATITGRTESPIENITLENVDLDFPGGHPASDADRVPPESSTAYPPRTFGARPAYAFWVRHAKNVRFLTSTVSFQKPDGRPAFLANDTTGLTVDGVRMERPTGDWDVTFQKSTGQRVTGSTTTPGGGSPRVRVQ from the coding sequence ATGGCGAGAATCGGCACGCTGGTCCTTGCGAGCGTCATCGTGGCGGGGCTGACAGTGCCCGCTGCCGAGGCGGCGCCGGTGTTCAACGTCAGGTCCTACGGCGCCGTCGGCAACGGCAGCACCCATGACGACGACGCCATCGACAAGGCGATCAACGCCGCCAACGCGGCGGGCGGTGGCGTGGTGGACTTCCCACCCGGCCGCTACCGGTCGCGGACCATCCACCTGAAAAGCAACGTGACGCTCAACCTCAACGCCGGTGCGACGCTGCTCGCCGCCGCGGACGGCATGGACCGGGCCGAACCGAACGAGTGGGACGAGTACCAGGACTACGGGCACAGCCATTTCCGCAACGCGCTCGTCTTCGGCGAGAACGTCGAGAACATCGCGTTCACCGGCGCGGGCACGATCGACGGCGACAACAACCTGATCACCGGCGACCCCGAACAGGGGCAGGCGGACAAGGCGCTGAGCCTGAAGTACTGCCGCAACCTGCGGTTCCAGGACATCACGTTCCGGCAGGGCGGCCACTTCGCCATCCTGATCAACGGCTGCACCGGCGTGAAAATGCTCAACACGAAGATCCTCAGCGCCGACGACCGGGACGCGTTCAACATCATCAACACCTCGGACGTGGAGATCGCCCACTCCCGGATCGAGGCGAGCGACGACGCGGTGGTGTTCAAGAGCGACTACGCGCTCGGCCGCACCTTCCCGACCGGGAAGGCGGTCGTGCGGGACTCGACGATCCTGTCCACCGAGAACAACGCGCTGCAGTTCGGCTCCGAGACCTGCGGCGCGTTCCGCGACGTCCAGTTCAGGAACCTCGACGTGACCGGTGCGGGCAAGGCGGGCATCGGCATCGTGTCGATGGACGGCGCCACGATCGAGAACATCACGTACGACGACATCAGGCTCAGCCGGACGGCGTCGGCGATCTTCATGCACGTCGGCAAACGCTCGCGCTGCCCAGGCAACCCGCCCGCGGGCAGGATCCGCGACATCACGCTGAAGAACATCACCGGCACGAACCTGACCACACCACGCGACGTCGCCGGCGACGACGAGTACTCCGCGACGATCACCGGGCGGACGGAATCGCCGATCGAGAACATCACGCTGGAGAACGTCGACCTCGACTTCCCCGGCGGCCACCCGGCATCCGACGCCGACCGCGTGCCGCCGGAGAGCTCGACCGCGTACCCGCCGCGCACGTTCGGTGCCCGCCCCGCATACGCGTTCTGGGTCCGGCACGCCAAGAACGTCAGATTCCTCACCAGCACAGTGAGTTTCCAGAAGCCCGACGGCAGGCCCGCCTTCCTGGCCAACGACACCACCGGGCTGACCGTCGACGGCGTGCGGATGGAACGCCCGACGGGCGATTGGGACGTCACGTTCCAGAAGTCGACCGGCCAGCGGGTCACCGGC
- a CDS encoding thiolase family protein, producing the protein MRDAVIVDAVRTPIGKGKAGGALAGVHPVDLHAHAIRALLDRTGIDPALVDDVISGAVGQIGEQSGNTARWAALAAGLPESVPAVTVDRQCGSSQQAIHFAAQGVIAGAYDVVIASGIEAMSHVPIGSQRDGRDFLGPSVAARYPEGLVPQGISAELIAAEWDLGRSRLDEFAATSHQRAAAAWRDGRFDRDVVPLKIGADEVRFDESVRPSTTVDVLSGLKPAFHDDYWAERFPRIGWHVTAGNSSPINDGAAAVLITSSETAQRLGLEPRARLHSFAVVGDDPLLMLTGVIPATAKVLDRAGLRLADIDAFEVNEAFASVVLAWQAETGADLAKVNVNGGATAIGHPLGASGARLMTTLLSVLEQTGGRYGLQTMCEAGGLANATVVERL; encoded by the coding sequence ATGAGGGACGCTGTGATCGTCGACGCCGTCCGCACACCGATCGGCAAGGGCAAGGCCGGTGGCGCTCTCGCCGGTGTGCACCCCGTCGACCTGCACGCCCACGCCATCCGTGCGTTGCTTGACCGCACCGGCATCGATCCGGCGCTGGTCGACGACGTGATCTCCGGCGCGGTCGGCCAGATCGGCGAGCAGAGCGGCAACACCGCGCGGTGGGCGGCGCTGGCCGCGGGGTTGCCGGAGTCCGTGCCCGCGGTGACCGTCGACCGGCAGTGTGGCAGCAGTCAGCAGGCGATCCACTTCGCCGCCCAAGGCGTGATCGCCGGCGCGTACGACGTCGTGATCGCGTCCGGGATCGAGGCGATGAGCCACGTGCCGATCGGCAGCCAGCGCGACGGCCGCGACTTCCTCGGCCCGAGTGTCGCCGCGCGGTACCCTGAAGGCCTTGTGCCGCAAGGCATCAGTGCCGAGTTGATCGCGGCCGAGTGGGATCTGGGCCGGAGCAGGCTCGACGAGTTCGCGGCCACCTCGCACCAGCGGGCCGCCGCCGCGTGGCGGGACGGCCGGTTCGACCGGGACGTCGTGCCGCTCAAGATCGGCGCCGACGAGGTGCGATTCGACGAGTCGGTCCGGCCGTCGACCACTGTGGACGTCCTCAGTGGCCTGAAACCGGCTTTCCACGACGACTACTGGGCCGAACGGTTCCCGCGGATCGGCTGGCACGTCACCGCGGGCAACTCGTCGCCGATCAACGACGGCGCCGCCGCCGTGCTGATCACCAGCAGCGAGACGGCCCAGCGCCTCGGCCTCGAACCCCGTGCGCGGCTGCACAGCTTCGCCGTCGTCGGCGACGATCCGCTGCTGATGCTGACCGGCGTCATCCCGGCGACCGCGAAGGTCCTCGACCGGGCCGGGCTGCGGCTGGCGGACATCGACGCCTTCGAGGTCAACGAGGCCTTCGCCAGCGTCGTGCTGGCCTGGCAGGCGGAAACCGGCGCGGACCTGGCGAAGGTCAACGTGAACGGTGGCGCGACCGCGATCGGGCACCCGTTGGGCGCGAGTGGCGCGCGGTTGATGACCACGCTGTTGTCGGTGCTCGAGCAGACGGGCGGCAGGTATGGCCTGCAGACCATGTGTGAGGCGGGTGGCCTGGCGAACGCGACCGTCGTCGAACGCTTGTGA
- a CDS encoding winged helix-turn-helix transcriptional regulator, translated as MLRQDWSDHPCPIARSLDVVGDPWVLLVLREALLGTTRFEKFRVILEVADNVLSRRLAKMVDAGLLRRSQYRGRQRTHDEYVITDAGADLLPVLDALAQWGERYTQAPVRHMEMSIAHRDRDHTSTSATVCSACGEPLTATDRIYQRQWAGSGS; from the coding sequence GTGTTGCGCCAGGACTGGTCGGACCACCCGTGCCCGATAGCACGATCACTCGACGTGGTCGGGGATCCGTGGGTGCTGCTCGTCCTGCGCGAGGCCCTGCTCGGCACGACGCGGTTCGAGAAGTTCCGCGTGATCCTGGAAGTCGCGGACAACGTGCTGTCCCGGCGCCTGGCCAAGATGGTCGACGCGGGCCTGCTGCGCCGCTCCCAGTACCGCGGCAGACAACGCACCCACGACGAGTACGTGATCACCGACGCGGGAGCAGACCTGCTGCCGGTGCTCGACGCACTGGCCCAGTGGGGTGAGCGGTACACGCAAGCACCCGTCCGCCACATGGAGATGTCCATCGCGCACCGGGACCGCGACCACACGAGCACCAGCGCGACCGTCTGCAGCGCCTGCGGCGAACCGCTTACGGCCACTGACCGGATCTACCAACGCCAGTGGGCTGGCTCTGGCTCGTAG
- a CDS encoding glycoside hydrolase family 18 chitinase: MLLRPSAGLRRCGVVIAAASLALSGFSSAALAAADPTATFAKVSDWGSGFTGQVVVKAGDAALTSWTVKFDLPAGTSIGSTWEAGMTRTGDSYTFVNRPYNGSVAAGASTTFGFNGVGPGAPINCTINDTPCDGSSGAPDTEAPTVPTGLTAGETGSSTVPLSWTASTDNVGVTGYDVFQGASTTPIATSTSASLLVGGLQPETTYTFRVRARDKAGNVSALSTQVSATTKEFGDPGPGGKRKVGYFTQWGIYDRAYYVKNLDTSGSAAKLTHINYSFGNLDSSGRCFQANQLGQGDAWADYQRRFTADLTVNGQGDVYNQPLAGNLNQLKQLKAKHPHLKVNLSLGGWTWSKYFSDAALTAASRQAHVSSCLDMWIKGNLPKIGGEPQGGPGSAAGVFDGIDLDWEWPGSEGNTGNVVRPEDKQNFTLLVQEWRRQLDAYGATTGKHYELTAFLPADPDKVVAGFEVNRIFDSLDFATLQGYDLHGAWDPVTNNQSALRLPANDPGPKPYSVEIATNAWTSRGAPANRLVLGVPFYSRGWTGVTNANNGLHQKATDGAPGRYEKGIEDYKLIKPLLNSGYQLHRDAVSGHAWLFNGSTFWTFDDPAEIARKTAWITANGLGGAMIWSMDGDTANGELMTAVHQGIG, translated from the coding sequence ATGTTACTGAGACCGTCCGCCGGCCTGCGGAGGTGCGGCGTCGTCATAGCCGCTGCTTCGCTTGCCTTATCCGGCTTCTCCAGTGCCGCGCTCGCCGCGGCCGATCCCACCGCCACGTTCGCCAAGGTGTCCGACTGGGGCTCCGGCTTCACCGGTCAGGTCGTCGTCAAGGCCGGCGACGCCGCACTGACCAGCTGGACCGTGAAATTCGACCTTCCCGCCGGGACCAGCATCGGGTCGACCTGGGAAGCGGGCATGACCCGCACCGGCGACAGCTACACGTTCGTCAACCGGCCCTACAACGGTTCCGTGGCCGCGGGTGCCTCGACCACCTTCGGGTTCAACGGTGTCGGGCCCGGCGCGCCGATCAACTGCACGATCAACGACACCCCGTGTGACGGTTCGTCCGGCGCGCCGGACACCGAGGCTCCCACGGTCCCGACCGGCCTCACAGCGGGGGAAACGGGCAGTTCCACAGTCCCGCTGAGCTGGACGGCGTCCACCGACAACGTCGGCGTCACCGGCTACGACGTCTTCCAGGGCGCTTCGACGACCCCGATCGCCACGTCGACCTCCGCTTCGTTGCTCGTCGGCGGGCTGCAGCCCGAGACCACGTACACCTTCCGTGTCCGCGCGCGTGACAAGGCCGGCAACGTGTCCGCGTTGAGCACGCAGGTGTCCGCGACCACGAAGGAGTTCGGTGATCCCGGGCCGGGCGGCAAGCGCAAGGTCGGCTACTTCACCCAGTGGGGCATCTACGACCGCGCCTACTACGTCAAGAACCTCGACACCTCGGGTTCGGCGGCCAAGCTGACCCACATCAACTACTCGTTCGGCAACCTCGACTCCAGCGGCCGGTGTTTCCAGGCCAACCAGCTCGGTCAGGGCGACGCGTGGGCCGACTACCAGCGCCGGTTCACCGCGGACCTCACCGTCAACGGCCAGGGCGACGTCTACAACCAGCCGCTGGCGGGCAACCTCAACCAGCTCAAGCAGTTGAAGGCCAAGCACCCGCACCTGAAGGTCAACCTGTCGCTCGGTGGCTGGACCTGGTCGAAGTACTTCTCCGACGCCGCACTCACCGCGGCGTCCCGGCAGGCGCACGTCTCGTCGTGCCTGGACATGTGGATCAAGGGAAACCTGCCGAAGATCGGCGGCGAGCCGCAGGGCGGCCCCGGTTCGGCCGCCGGGGTGTTCGACGGCATCGACCTGGACTGGGAATGGCCCGGCAGTGAGGGCAACACCGGCAACGTCGTACGCCCGGAGGACAAGCAGAACTTCACGCTGCTCGTCCAGGAGTGGCGCCGTCAGCTCGACGCCTACGGGGCCACGACCGGCAAGCACTACGAGCTGACCGCGTTCCTGCCCGCCGACCCGGACAAGGTGGTCGCGGGCTTCGAGGTGAACCGGATCTTCGACTCGCTCGACTTCGCGACCCTGCAGGGTTACGACCTGCACGGCGCATGGGACCCGGTGACCAACAACCAGTCCGCGCTGCGCCTGCCCGCCAACGACCCCGGCCCGAAGCCGTACAGCGTCGAGATCGCCACGAACGCGTGGACCAGTCGCGGAGCACCGGCCAACCGGCTTGTGCTCGGTGTGCCGTTCTACAGCCGCGGTTGGACGGGCGTGACCAACGCCAACAACGGCCTGCACCAGAAGGCAACGGACGGCGCGCCCGGACGGTACGAGAAGGGCATCGAGGACTACAAGCTGATCAAGCCGTTGCTCAACAGCGGCTACCAACTGCACCGGGACGCCGTTTCCGGGCACGCGTGGCTGTTCAACGGCAGTACGTTCTGGACGTTCGACGACCCGGCCGAGATCGCCAGGAAGACCGCCTGGATCACCGCCAACGGCCTCGGCGGCGCGATGATCTGGTCGATGGACGGCGACACGGCCAACGGTGAACTGATGACAGCGGTGCACCAAGGCATCGGCTGA
- the ggt gene encoding gamma-glutamyltransferase: MGGHVVRRSAALVALLTATTALVGGVEAGASPSRSKVPEAVGYGGAVASIDADATAIGISVLRRGGNAVDAAVATAAALGVTDPFSNGIGGGGFFVFYEARTGKVHTIDGRETTPMAATETLFQENGAPIPFAEGVTSGLSVGVPGTPRTWQRALQLWGRKSLKEVMKPAEQLARNGFEVDETFRTQIANNAARFAAFPSTRELYLPGGQPPVTGTKFRNPDMADTYRELADTNLKSLYHGRIGKDIVRTVQQPPKDPASTLIVRPGKLAESDLARFDTPLREPSRTNYRGLDIYSMAPPSSGGTTVGEALNILEPTSVAKLSQADYLHYFLESTRLAFADRNRWVGDPAFGDVPTRELLSQRFADSRACLIDPKKALKSPVAPGDPRNPQACATVGQGVAAEVGSQHTTHLTTADMWGNVVSYTLTIESEGGNGIVVPGRGFLLNNELTDFNFAPLFPGVPDPNLPAAGKRPRSSMAPTIVLRHGKPYFATGSPGGASIITTVAQVITGRVDRGKSLVDAIAAPRASQRNAAAAQVEKEFLAQPETAELVKRGQGFSSAPAEIGAATGVERLPDGRWIAAAEPVRRGGGSAAVVLPFRW, from the coding sequence GTGGGAGGTCATGTCGTGCGAAGGTCAGCCGCCTTAGTCGCACTGCTCACCGCCACCACCGCGCTCGTCGGTGGGGTGGAGGCGGGCGCCAGTCCCAGCCGGTCCAAGGTCCCAGAGGCGGTCGGCTACGGCGGGGCGGTCGCGAGCATCGACGCCGACGCGACCGCGATCGGCATCTCCGTGCTGCGCAGGGGCGGGAACGCGGTGGACGCGGCCGTGGCCACCGCCGCCGCGCTGGGCGTCACGGACCCGTTCTCCAACGGCATCGGTGGTGGTGGGTTCTTCGTGTTCTACGAAGCACGAACCGGCAAGGTGCACACGATCGACGGCCGCGAGACGACGCCGATGGCGGCGACGGAAACGCTGTTCCAGGAGAACGGCGCCCCGATCCCGTTCGCCGAGGGCGTCACCAGCGGCCTGAGCGTCGGCGTGCCGGGGACACCGCGGACCTGGCAGCGCGCCCTGCAGCTGTGGGGCCGCAAATCCCTCAAAGAGGTGATGAAGCCCGCGGAGCAGCTCGCCCGCAACGGCTTCGAGGTGGACGAGACGTTCCGCACCCAGATCGCGAACAACGCGGCCAGGTTCGCGGCGTTCCCGTCGACCCGCGAGTTGTACCTGCCCGGCGGCCAGCCGCCGGTGACCGGCACGAAGTTCCGCAACCCGGACATGGCCGACACGTACCGCGAGCTGGCGGACACCAACCTGAAGTCCTTGTACCACGGCCGGATCGGCAAGGACATCGTCAGGACCGTCCAGCAGCCGCCGAAGGACCCGGCGTCCACGTTGATCGTGCGGCCGGGCAAGCTGGCCGAGTCCGACCTGGCCCGCTTCGACACCCCGCTGCGGGAGCCGAGCAGGACCAACTACCGCGGCCTGGACATCTACAGCATGGCTCCGCCCTCGTCGGGTGGGACGACCGTGGGTGAAGCGTTGAACATCCTGGAACCGACCAGCGTCGCCAAGCTGTCGCAGGCGGACTACCTGCACTACTTCCTGGAGTCGACCCGGCTGGCGTTCGCGGACCGCAACCGGTGGGTCGGCGACCCTGCTTTCGGTGACGTGCCCACCCGTGAACTGCTGTCCCAGCGCTTCGCCGATTCCCGCGCGTGCCTGATCGACCCGAAGAAGGCGCTGAAGAGCCCTGTGGCTCCGGGTGACCCCCGCAACCCGCAGGCGTGCGCCACGGTCGGCCAGGGCGTGGCGGCGGAGGTCGGCAGCCAGCACACCACGCACCTGACCACCGCTGACATGTGGGGCAACGTCGTTTCCTACACGCTGACCATCGAGTCGGAGGGCGGCAACGGGATCGTCGTGCCGGGTCGCGGGTTCCTGTTGAACAACGAGTTGACGGACTTCAACTTCGCTCCGCTGTTCCCCGGGGTGCCGGACCCGAACCTGCCGGCCGCCGGGAAGCGCCCGCGGTCCTCCATGGCGCCCACTATCGTTCTGCGGCACGGAAAGCCGTACTTCGCCACCGGCTCGCCCGGTGGGGCTTCGATCATCACCACGGTGGCTCAGGTGATCACCGGGCGCGTGGATCGGGGCAAGTCGCTGGTGGACGCCATCGCCGCGCCGCGCGCTTCGCAGCGCAACGCCGCCGCGGCCCAGGTGGAGAAGGAGTTCCTGGCTCAGCCTGAGACGGCCGAGCTCGTCAAGCGCGGGCAGGGGTTCAGCAGTGCTCCTGCCGAGATCGGTGCCGCCACGGGCGTGGAGCGGCTTCCGGACGGGCGCTGGATCGCCGCTGCTGAGCCTGTCCGGCGTGGTGGCGGGTCGGCCGCTGTTGTGCTTCCTTTCCGCTGGTGA
- a CDS encoding aminobutyraldehyde dehydrogenase, whose translation MTSIDLVDPATGETFGTAPACRESEVDAAVQRAATAFTTWRRSTPMRRQAALLAIADAIEAGAHELADLECRETGKDRAVVLDEEIPQSADVFRFFAGAARTMPGAATGEYLDGHTSSLRREPIGVIAQITPWNYPLMMAVWKIAPAVAAGNTVVVKPADTTPSSTVLLGALASRHLPEGVVNVVTGDRDTGRLLVTHPIPAMVSITGSTRAGIEVARAAADTVKRTHLELGGNAPALVFDDADVAEAADGIIAAAFYNAGQDCTAASRVLLQDRVHDEFVAALTVRAEAARTGPLNSAAQLERVTGLVDRLPGHAVVHCGGKRLGERGFFMAPTVISGLRQYDEIVQEEVFAPVVTVQRFTTEQDGVTSANGVPQGLASSVWTADATRAARVAVELDFGCVWVNTHGPLVPEMPHGGFGRSGYGKDLSTIGLEDYTRVKHVMTRSA comes from the coding sequence ATGACCAGCATCGACCTCGTCGACCCGGCGACCGGCGAGACGTTCGGCACGGCACCGGCCTGCCGCGAATCCGAAGTGGACGCGGCCGTCCAGCGCGCGGCCACGGCGTTCACGACGTGGCGCAGGAGCACACCGATGCGGCGGCAGGCCGCACTGCTCGCCATCGCCGACGCCATCGAGGCCGGCGCGCACGAACTCGCCGACCTGGAGTGCCGGGAGACCGGCAAGGACCGGGCGGTCGTGCTCGACGAGGAGATCCCGCAGTCGGCGGACGTCTTCCGCTTCTTCGCAGGCGCGGCCCGCACGATGCCCGGCGCCGCGACAGGGGAGTACCTCGACGGGCACACCTCCAGCCTCCGGCGCGAACCGATCGGGGTGATCGCCCAGATCACACCGTGGAACTACCCGCTGATGATGGCCGTGTGGAAGATCGCGCCCGCGGTCGCCGCGGGCAACACCGTGGTCGTCAAACCCGCGGACACCACGCCGTCGAGCACGGTCCTGCTCGGCGCCCTGGCGTCCCGGCACCTGCCGGAAGGCGTGGTCAACGTGGTCACGGGCGACCGGGACACCGGCAGGCTGCTCGTCACGCACCCGATCCCCGCGATGGTGTCGATCACCGGCTCCACCCGGGCGGGGATCGAGGTGGCCCGCGCGGCGGCGGACACGGTGAAACGGACACACCTCGAACTCGGCGGCAACGCCCCGGCCCTGGTGTTCGACGACGCCGACGTGGCCGAGGCGGCCGACGGGATCATCGCCGCGGCCTTCTACAACGCAGGCCAGGACTGCACGGCGGCCTCACGGGTGCTCCTGCAGGACCGCGTGCACGACGAGTTCGTCGCGGCGCTCACTGTCCGTGCCGAAGCGGCCAGGACCGGCCCGCTCAACAGCGCGGCCCAACTGGAACGCGTCACCGGCCTGGTCGACCGGCTGCCAGGGCACGCCGTGGTCCACTGTGGAGGCAAGCGGCTCGGCGAGCGCGGGTTCTTCATGGCACCGACCGTGATCTCCGGGCTGCGCCAGTACGACGAGATCGTCCAGGAGGAGGTGTTCGCCCCGGTCGTCACGGTCCAGCGGTTCACCACCGAGCAGGACGGCGTGACCAGCGCGAACGGCGTCCCGCAAGGCCTGGCCTCCTCGGTGTGGACAGCCGACGCCACCCGCGCGGCCAGGGTGGCGGTCGAGCTGGACTTCGGCTGCGTCTGGGTGAACACGCACGGCCCGCTGGTCCCGGAGATGCCGCACGGCGGGTTCGGCCGGTCCGGGTACGGCAAGGACCTGTCCACGATCGGGCTGGAGGACTACACGCGCGTCAAGCACGTGATGACCCGCTCGGCTTGA
- a CDS encoding thiamine pyrophosphate-binding protein: MSRTGGDLVVESLVALGARNVFGLPGQHALGLFHALHRSSLRYFGSRTEVNAAFAADGHARTTGEVTPLLVSTGPGALQTLAGLQEAAASSVPVLGISSQIPSAGLGGARRGYLHELPDQQASFRDVVKHTRVVRAASQIPSAIAEAWRIAASAPTGPVWLEIPQDVLLGPAGVPVVTGLSAAPVPLAPRAELLAEAAKLLQEAQRPVILAGGGVVRGGAQPQLLELAGKLGSPVVSTFGGKGAFPWEHELSLQSWMEDRHTTDVLRDADVLLVVGSGLGELSSNYRTFRPRGRIVQIEADLGKLEANHGALGIHADARLALRALIPLVRQRDAVVPDLLTKVRDRLDSQDLAVERDVLAGVRDALPDDAPSFWDMTILAYWAWSAWDPRQAAMHTAQGAGGLGYAYPAALGAASTVDGPVLAVSGDGGAMYGLSELATATQYDLDVTWLIVDDGGYGILREYMAGAFGETNGTELTRPDFVALAESFGVPAVRTTPDRLRADLAEALAGRGPAVVVLPALLRMFAPTHLEQR; this comes from the coding sequence ATGAGCCGGACCGGCGGTGACCTGGTCGTCGAATCGCTCGTCGCCCTGGGCGCCCGGAACGTGTTCGGGTTGCCGGGGCAGCACGCGCTCGGCCTGTTCCACGCGTTGCACCGGTCGTCGTTGCGGTACTTCGGCAGCCGCACGGAGGTCAACGCCGCGTTCGCCGCCGACGGCCACGCCAGGACGACCGGCGAGGTGACGCCGTTGCTCGTCTCGACCGGCCCGGGTGCGTTGCAGACGTTGGCGGGCTTGCAGGAGGCAGCCGCGTCGAGCGTGCCGGTTCTCGGGATCAGCAGCCAGATCCCGTCGGCGGGCCTGGGCGGTGCGCGGCGCGGATACCTGCACGAACTGCCCGACCAGCAGGCGAGTTTTCGTGACGTCGTCAAGCACACGCGTGTGGTGCGTGCGGCGTCGCAGATCCCGTCGGCGATCGCGGAGGCGTGGCGGATCGCCGCGAGCGCGCCGACCGGCCCGGTGTGGCTGGAGATCCCCCAGGACGTGCTGCTGGGACCGGCCGGGGTTCCGGTCGTGACCGGCCTGTCCGCGGCGCCTGTCCCGCTGGCCCCGCGGGCGGAACTGCTCGCCGAGGCGGCGAAGCTGCTGCAGGAGGCGCAGCGGCCGGTGATCCTCGCCGGCGGCGGTGTGGTGCGCGGCGGAGCCCAGCCGCAACTGCTGGAACTGGCGGGGAAACTCGGCTCGCCCGTGGTCAGCACGTTCGGCGGCAAGGGCGCTTTCCCCTGGGAGCACGAGCTTTCGCTGCAGTCCTGGATGGAGGACCGGCACACCACCGATGTGCTGCGGGACGCGGACGTGCTGCTGGTCGTCGGATCCGGCCTCGGTGAACTGTCGAGCAACTACCGCACCTTCCGGCCACGCGGCCGGATCGTGCAGATCGAGGCCGATCTGGGCAAACTGGAAGCCAACCACGGCGCACTGGGCATCCACGCCGACGCCCGGCTGGCGCTGCGGGCGCTGATCCCGCTCGTGCGGCAGCGGGACGCGGTCGTACCGGATCTGCTCACGAAGGTGCGGGACCGGCTGGACAGCCAGGACCTGGCGGTGGAACGCGACGTGCTCGCCGGTGTCCGGGACGCGTTGCCGGATGACGCGCCGAGCTTCTGGGACATGACGATCCTGGCGTACTGGGCGTGGTCGGCCTGGGACCCGAGGCAAGCGGCGATGCACACCGCCCAAGGCGCGGGCGGTCTCGGCTACGCCTACCCGGCCGCGCTCGGCGCGGCATCCACTGTGGACGGACCGGTGCTCGCGGTCTCCGGTGACGGCGGCGCGATGTACGGACTGTCCGAACTGGCCACAGCCACGCAGTACGACCTGGACGTGACGTGGCTGATCGTGGACGACGGCGGCTACGGCATCCTGCGCGAGTACATGGCCGGCGCGTTCGGCGAGACGAACGGCACCGAGCTCACCCGGCCCGATTTCGTGGCGCTGGCCGAATCCTTCGGCGTACCGGCCGTCCGGACGACCCCGGACCGGCTGCGGGCCGACCTGGCCGAGGCGCTGGCGGGCCGGGGACCGGCAGTCGTCGTCCTCCCGGCGCTGCTGCGGATGTTCGCACCGACCCACCTGGAGCAGCGATGA
- the speB gene encoding agmatinase, protein MIGPVDSSKVPRYAGPATFARLPRLDQVDKADIAVVGVPFDTGVSYRPGARFAPAAVREASRLLRPYNPGLDVSPFERAQVVDAGDIVGNPFDIGKAITEISEQATELLDTGAKLVTVGGDHTIALPLLRSVAAKHGPVALLHFDAHLDTWDTYFGEPYTHGTPFRRAVEEGILDTSALSHVGTRGPLYGRADLSEDARLGFGIVTSADVMRRGVDEVVEALRDRIGSRPVYVSIDIDVLDPAHAPGTGTPEAGGMTSRELLEILRGLAGLNLVSADVVEVAPAYDHADITSIAASHVAYDLVSLLAMGVGE, encoded by the coding sequence ATGATCGGTCCGGTCGACAGCTCGAAGGTGCCCAGGTACGCCGGGCCGGCCACGTTCGCCCGGCTGCCCAGGCTCGACCAGGTGGACAAGGCCGACATCGCGGTGGTCGGCGTCCCGTTCGACACCGGCGTCTCCTACCGTCCCGGTGCCCGGTTCGCCCCGGCCGCGGTGCGTGAGGCCAGCCGCCTGCTCCGGCCGTACAACCCCGGGTTGGACGTGTCACCGTTCGAGCGCGCGCAGGTCGTGGACGCCGGTGACATCGTGGGCAACCCGTTCGACATCGGCAAGGCGATCACCGAGATCTCCGAGCAGGCAACCGAGTTGCTGGACACCGGCGCGAAACTGGTGACGGTCGGCGGCGACCACACCATCGCCCTGCCGTTGCTGCGTTCGGTCGCGGCCAAGCACGGACCGGTGGCGTTGCTGCACTTCGACGCCCACCTGGACACGTGGGACACGTACTTCGGAGAGCCGTACACGCACGGCACGCCGTTCCGGCGCGCGGTCGAGGAAGGCATCCTCGACACGTCCGCGCTGTCGCACGTCGGCACGCGCGGCCCGTTGTACGGGCGCGCCGACCTGTCCGAGGACGCGCGGCTCGGGTTCGGGATCGTCACCTCGGCCGACGTGATGCGCCGAGGCGTGGACGAGGTGGTCGAGGCACTCCGTGACCGCATCGGCAGCCGCCCGGTGTACGTGTCGATCGACATCGACGTGCTGGATCCCGCGCACGCACCCGGCACGGGCACGCCCGAGGCGGGCGGGATGACCAGCAGGGAACTGCTGGAGATCCTGCGTGGCCTGGCTGGGCTGAACCTGGTGTCCGCGGACGTCGTCGAGGTGGCGCCCGCGTACGACCACGCCGACATCACGTCGATCGCCGCCTCGCACGTCGCCTACGACCTCGTCTCGCTGCTGGCCATGGGTGTGGGCGAATGA